In Rhodococcus pseudokoreensis, the DNA window ATGGTCAGGGTGACGGTGCCCCTCACCGATCCGTCCGGCAGGCCCTCGAGGACCAGGGGCGGCGCGAGCGCGTTCTCGGGTCCGGTGACGGGATCGTGCCGGGTGACGCCCTCGCCGTTCCACATGTCGATCAGCCGCTCCGCGACGGCGGGCGCGTGTTCCTCGAGGTGTTCGGCGATGCTGTTCAACTCCTCCGCGACGCGCTCGAGGTTGGCGTTGCCGCGGTCGGTGCGCAGCAACGCGTCGACCACTCGGCGGGCGGCCCCGGTCGCCCTGTCGACGGCGGAACCGTCGGGTGGCGACGTCAGCACCGTTCCCGGCGGGCTGTTCTCGAACGTGGGGTGCGTTCCGACGCTCATCCCGTCACCTCCATCGTCGCCTGGGTCAGCACCGGCTGCCCGGCCCGGTCGGGGCACGTCGCGCGGAGGGTGAGCCGGTCGCCCTCCTGCCAGACCGCGGTCTCGACGGTGTCGCCGGGGTACAGCGAACCCGCGAACCGCACCGCGTAGTGGCGCAGCCGGGTGGGATCGCCGTCCAGCATTCCGTCGACGACGGCCTTGCACACCACACCGTACGACGCGAGCCCGTGCAGGATCGGCCTTTCGAACCCGGCCGCGGCCGCGAACGCGGGGTCTGCGTGCAGCGGGTTGAGGTCGCCGCTGAGCCGGTACAGCAGCGCCTGCGCCGTCCCGGTGCGGGACACCAGCACCTTGTCGGGCTCCCGTTCGGGGACCGTGGCCACCGACTCGGGTCCCGGGGAGCCGCCGAACCCGCCCTCATCACGGGCCCAGATCTGCATCCCCGTGGTCCACAACGGGTTCCCGCCCGAGTCGGTGGCCGTCTGTTCGAGCACGATGACGGCGGCCTTGCCCTTGTCCCACACGTCGGCCACCCGCGAGGACACCCGGGCGCTACCCGCGGCGGGGATCGGCGCGTGCACGGTGAGCGACTGACCGCCGTGCAGGATCTTGCGCAGGTCGATGTCGATGCCAGGCAGGCTCAGCCCGGCCGCAGGCACGTCGCCCGCCGAGATGCCCTGCCCCGCGACGAGCGCGAACGTCGGCAGCACGCGCAGATTCTTCTCGTACACCCAGCGCAGTTCCGCCGGGTCGCGGGTGTTCTCGCCGGCGCCGAGGCCGAGGTGGTAGAGCATCACGTCACGCTCGGTCCACGACAGTTCGCGCACTGCCGGGTCCGCGGCCAGCGCCGCCTTCACGTCGATCGCCATGTCAGGCCACCGCTCCCTGTCCGGGCTCCGGGTC includes these proteins:
- a CDS encoding PaaI family thioesterase; the encoded protein is MSVGTHPTFENSPPGTVLTSPPDGSAVDRATGAARRVVDALLRTDRGNANLERVAEELNSIAEHLEEHAPAVAERLIDMWNGEGVTRHDPVTGPENALAPPLVLEGLPDGSVRGTVTLTIPYQGPPGHVHGGVSALLLDHVLGVANAWGGKAGMTAQLSTRYHRPTPLFEPLTLTGKLMSVDGRKITTAGDIRTADGQVCVSVEGLFVDKSVPRPR
- a CDS encoding MaoC/PaaZ C-terminal domain-containing protein, which encodes MAIDVKAALAADPAVRELSWTERDVMLYHLGLGAGENTRDPAELRWVYEKNLRVLPTFALVAGQGISAGDVPAAGLSLPGIDIDLRKILHGGQSLTVHAPIPAAGSARVSSRVADVWDKGKAAVIVLEQTATDSGGNPLWTTGMQIWARDEGGFGGSPGPESVATVPEREPDKVLVSRTGTAQALLYRLSGDLNPLHADPAFAAAAGFERPILHGLASYGVVCKAVVDGMLDGDPTRLRHYAVRFAGSLYPGDTVETAVWQEGDRLTLRATCPDRAGQPVLTQATMEVTG